One stretch of Caldisalinibacter kiritimatiensis DNA includes these proteins:
- a CDS encoding NifB/NifX family molybdenum-iron cluster-binding protein yields the protein MNLIIACATDNGEEFVNRHFGDANFYDIYSVSKEGWEYIKRVTNTTEEEEHEDEVHGDPKKAKGISQILKKHDVQVLVSRQFGLNITRVKKKFVPVVIRAKDVEEGLKLVKDHLDIIVEEYNKVEERQHIILKNRSELDEKVC from the coding sequence ATGAATTTAATAATAGCTTGTGCAACAGATAACGGAGAAGAATTTGTTAATAGACACTTTGGAGATGCTAATTTTTATGACATTTACAGTGTTTCAAAAGAAGGTTGGGAGTATATTAAGAGGGTTACAAATACAACAGAAGAAGAAGAGCACGAAGATGAAGTACATGGAGACCCTAAAAAAGCAAAGGGGATATCACAAATACTAAAAAAACATGATGTACAAGTCTTAGTATCAAGACAATTTGGACTAAATATCACAAGAGTAAAGAAAAAATTTGTTCCAGTAGTTATTAGAGCTAAAGATGTAGAAGAAGGACTTAAATTAGTAAAAGATCATTTGGATATCATAGTAGAAGAGTATAATAAAGTAGAAGAAAGACAACATATTATTTTAAAAAACAGGAGTGAACTGGATGAAAAAGTTTGTTGA
- a CDS encoding thioredoxin family protein — translation MKKFVELNDIKQFIQKNTLSLLYVSSDKCSVCQDVKPKLEKLLEDYPQIHSGYTKIEEAPEVSGQFTVFTAPTIILFVEGKEVLRESRFIQFHKLEEGLSRWYRELV, via the coding sequence ATGAAAAAGTTTGTTGAGTTAAATGATATAAAACAGTTTATACAGAAGAATACGTTAAGCCTATTATATGTTTCATCAGATAAATGTAGTGTATGTCAAGACGTTAAGCCTAAGCTTGAGAAGCTTTTAGAAGACTATCCACAAATACATAGTGGTTATACTAAAATTGAAGAGGCTCCTGAAGTTTCAGGCCAATTTACGGTATTTACAGCTCCTACTATTATCTTATTTGTAGAAGGTAAAGAAGTATTAAGAGAATCACGTTTTATTCAATTTCATAAACTAGAAGAAGGATTAAGTAGATGGTATAGAGAACTTGTATAA
- the cobC gene encoding alpha-ribazole phosphatase, translated as MKFIIVRHGETKANVNGIYSGWTDFPLTERGFKQIKRIKKYLKDKRIDKVYSSPLKRALITSKEITKGNKLKVNETEKLKEINFGIFDGKMLDEIVKVHSTEWKEWTNNYINYRIPSGESLQDLHNRVVNFINEIITKEKETVLLITHGGVMRVIIAYLLGLDIKDTWHFKTSPGCLVEIEYEDGYSVLTQLINF; from the coding sequence TTGAAATTTATTATTGTAAGGCATGGAGAAACAAAGGCTAATGTTAACGGTATATATAGTGGATGGACAGATTTTCCTCTTACCGAAAGAGGTTTTAAACAAATAAAAAGGATAAAAAAATATTTAAAGGATAAAAGGATTGATAAAGTATATTCAAGTCCTCTTAAAAGAGCACTAATTACTTCAAAAGAAATAACAAAGGGGAATAAATTAAAAGTTAATGAAACAGAGAAATTAAAAGAGATAAATTTTGGAATATTTGATGGTAAAATGCTTGATGAAATAGTTAAAGTACATTCTACTGAGTGGAAAGAATGGACTAATAACTATATAAATTACAGGATACCTAGTGGAGAGAGTTTACAGGATTTACACAACAGAGTTGTAAATTTTATTAATGAAATAATAACTAAAGAGAAAGAGACAGTTTTATTAATTACCCACGGTGGAGTAATGAGAGTAATTATTGCATATCTATTGGGATTAGATATTAAAGATACATGGCATTTTAAAACTTCTCCAGGGTGTCTTGTTGAAATAGAATATGAAGATGGGTATAGTGTTTTAAC
- the cobS gene encoding adenosylcobinamide-GDP ribazoletransferase has translation MKSLLLMLTFFTRLPIKYPFEYKEEDFIKGVNFVSLIGLTIGVLLWIISFSSIYLKKPITVLLIWLFYLWITGGLHIDGLADSFDGLFSNRDKERILEIMKDSRIGTFGVLAIIFTLIFNLVISYYLDYKTFIIMPVIGRSCAVIACSISDYARKERGMGKGFIENCEIKEVFFNLVITGIVALFVFNNYIFILGILLTFIIILLLTNKIKSKIGGMTGDTVGAIIEVSQSIFIFSIYLIKELMI, from the coding sequence ATGAAAAGTTTACTGTTAATGCTTACATTTTTCACTAGATTACCAATTAAATATCCCTTTGAATATAAAGAAGAGGATTTCATAAAAGGTGTTAACTTTGTATCTTTAATAGGCTTAACTATAGGTGTTTTATTATGGATTATATCCTTTAGTAGTATTTATCTTAAGAAGCCCATTACTGTTTTACTTATATGGTTATTTTATCTTTGGATAACAGGAGGACTTCATATAGATGGACTTGCGGATTCCTTTGATGGGCTTTTTAGTAATAGAGATAAAGAAAGAATTCTTGAAATAATGAAGGACAGTAGGATAGGTACTTTTGGTGTACTAGCTATTATTTTTACTTTAATTTTTAATTTAGTTATTAGTTATTATTTGGATTACAAAACATTTATTATTATGCCGGTTATAGGTAGAAGCTGTGCAGTTATTGCATGCTCTATTAGTGATTATGCTAGAAAAGAAAGGGGAATGGGAAAAGGCTTTATAGAAAACTGTGAAATTAAAGAAGTTTTTTTTAACTTAGTTATTACTGGAATAGTGGCTTTATTTGTTTTTAATAACTATATATTTATTTTAGGGATTTTACTAACTTTTATTATTATACTCCTTTTAACTAATAAAATAAAAAGCAAAATAGGTGGTATGACAGGGGATACGGTCGGTGCTATTATTGAAGTATCTCAATCAATATTTATTTTTTCCATCTATTTAATTAAGGAGTTGATGATTTGA
- the cobU gene encoding bifunctional adenosylcobinamide kinase/adenosylcobinamide-phosphate guanylyltransferase, with amino-acid sequence MEDIILITGGARSGKSRFAENMAKESNKRVLYIATAISCDKDMKDRILKHKQSRPKDWKVLEKYKEFDEIKDLDGFKQWDVILLDCITLMVSNLLLESGLDFDTCNMLEVDNVEEYILNEIDKLLNVVKSEGKRLILVTNEVGMGLVPSYRLGNIFRDIAGRVNQYLAQRASEVYFTVSGIPMKIK; translated from the coding sequence ATGGAAGATATTATTTTAATCACTGGTGGAGCAAGGAGTGGCAAGAGCAGATTTGCTGAAAATATGGCAAAAGAATCTAATAAAAGAGTGTTATATATAGCAACAGCTATTTCCTGCGATAAAGATATGAAGGATAGAATATTAAAGCATAAGCAATCTAGACCTAAGGATTGGAAAGTATTAGAAAAATATAAGGAGTTTGATGAGATTAAGGATTTAGATGGGTTTAAGCAGTGGGATGTAATATTATTAGATTGTATTACGCTTATGGTATCAAATTTACTTCTTGAAAGTGGATTAGACTTTGATACTTGCAATATGTTAGAAGTGGATAATGTTGAAGAATATATTTTAAATGAAATAGATAAATTATTAAATGTTGTTAAAAGTGAAGGAAAAAGATTGATATTAGTGACCAATGAAGTAGGGATGGGATTAGTTCCATCTTATAGACTAGGAAATATATTCAGGGATATAGCAGGACGAGTAAATCAGTATCTTGCACAAAGGGCTTCAGAAGTTTATTTCACTGTTTCAGGAATACCTATGAAGATAAAGTGA